In Streptomyces sp. P9-A4, the genomic window GAGAAGGGCGCGGTCGGCTCCGAGAGCCCCAGCGGCAGGACCAGCACGCCCAGGGATCCCCAGGCGACGGACACCCCGAGTCCGCCGTCCGGCCAGGAGACCCCTCCGGCCGGCAGCCACTCCGCGCCGCCCCGCCCGTCCGGCCCCAGCACGGGCACCAGCCCGAGCACGGACAGCGGCACCGGCTCCCCGGAGGACGACGGCCTGCTCGGCGGCAACACCGGCGGACTGCTCAAGCCCTCCCCGTCCGGAGTACCGACGGCACCCCCGGGCGGCCAGACGCCACCCGGCGTACCGGACGTGACCCTTCCGCCACTCCTGCCGGGCCTGCTACCAGGCCTCGGCATCGACAGCGAGGACGCTCGCTAGCAAGGAGAAGGGGCGCCCCCACGGACGGGGGGCGCCCCTTCTTCCATGCCTGGGCACGAACGCGGTCAGAAGAACACCGACCGCCGCTGCACCAGCAACTTGTACAGCGTGTGCTGGATCTGCTCCCGCACCTGATCCGTCAGGTTGAACATCAGCATCGGATCCTCCGCCGCCTCGGGCGCGTAGGAGTCCGTCGGGATCGGCTCGCCGAACTGGATCGTCCACTTCGTCGGCAGCGGCAGCGCCCCCAGCGGCCCCAGCCACGGGAAGGTCGGCGTCAGCGGGAAGTACGGGAAGCCCAGCACCCGCGCCAGGGTCTTGGCGTTCCCGACCATCGGGTAGATCTCCTCGGCCCCGACGATCGAACAGGGCACGATCGGCACCCCGGCCCGCAGCGCCGTCGACACGAACCCGCCCCGGCCGAAGCGCTGGAGCTTGTACCGCTCCCCGAAGGGCTTCCCGATCCCCTTGAAGCCCTCCGGCATCACCCCGACGATCTCGCCCGCCCGCAGCAGCCGCTCCGCGTCCTCCGCACAGGCCAGCGTGTGCCCCGCCTTGCGGGCCAGCTCGTTCACGACCGGCAGGACGAAGACCAGATCCGCGGCGAGCAGCCGCAGATGCCGCCCGGCCGGATGCCGGTCGTGGACGGCGACCTGCATCATCAGCCCGTCCAGCGGCAGGGTCCCCGAGTGGTTGGCGACGATCAGCGCCCCGCCCTCGGCGGGGATGTTCTCGACGCCCTTCACCTCGACCCGGAAGTACTTCTCGTACAGCGGCCGGAGCAGCGACACCAGGACCTGGTCGGTGAGCTCCTCGTCGTAGCCGAACTCGTCGACCTCGTACTCCCCGGTGATCCGCCGCCGCAGGAACGAGAGCCCACCGGCAAGCCGCCGCTCCCAGCTCCCGGCACCGGCCTGCGCCCCTGACCCGGAACTCCCGTCGGACGCACCGACCACGGCACCGCTCACCTCGCCCGTCCCGCCCGTCTCACCCGCCTCCGTACCGCCCCCGGCGCCGCGGATGCCCTCCCGGCCCTCCTCCGGCTCCAGGGGCCCCTGAGGCCCCGGCAGGGCCCGTACGGCCGCCGCCTCGCCGTCGGCGCGCACGGGCCGTCGCCGGGCCCGCGACCGGTCGTCGTCGAACGGAATGACCTTGGCGTCCGCCATCGCTGTCCGGTCTCCTCAGGCGCCGTCGTGAACAGGGTGAACAGAAGGTACGGGAGGTACGGGCGAGACGGGCGGTACGGAGCCGGCCGGCCGCGCGGCCGACGAGCCGAGCCGCCCCGCGATCCGGTCCACCGCCCCCGCGAGCATCTCCGGCGGAAGCAGCCCCGGCCCCCGGCCCCGTACGAAGTCGGCGAAGGTCTCCGCCGTCGTGTAGCGCGGTGCGAACCCGAGGACCTCACGCGTCTGGACCGTCGAGACGACCCTGCCGTGCGTGAGCAGCCGGATCTGCTCGGGCGCGAAATCGGTGATCCCGACGGTGCGCAGCGCCGTCCCCACCCAGGTGACCGCAGGCAGCAGCACCGGAACCGTCGGCCGGCCGAGCCGCCGCGCGCACTGGGACAGCAGGAGCACCCCGTCACCGGCCACGTTGAAGGTGCCGCTGTTCTGGGTGGCCCTGCGGGGCTCGTGCGCGCCCAGGCGCAGCACGTCGACGACGTCGTCCTCGTGGACGAACTGAAGCCGGGGGTCGTAGCCGAGGACGGTCGGCAGGACCGGCAGCGCCAGGTACTCGGACAGCGGGGAGTCGATCCGGGGCCCGAGGATGTTCGCGAACCGCAGCACGCACACGGCCACGTCCGGGCGCCGCCGGGCGAAGCCCCGTACGTACCCCTCGACCTCGACCGCGTCCTTCGCGAAGCCCCCGCTGGGCAGCGACTTCGCCGGTGTCGTCTCGGTGAAGACGGCCGGGTCGCGGGGCGCGGAGCCGTAGACGCTCGTACTGGACTTGATGACGAGCCGGCTGATCCGCGGCGACTTCTGGCAGGCACCGAGCAGCTGCATGGTGCCGATGACGTTGGTCTCCTTGACCGACGTACGGCCTCCGCCGCCGATCGCCGTACCCGTCACGTCCAGATGGACCACGGTGTCGACGTCGTGCGCGGCGAGGACCTTGGCGATCTCGGGCCGGCGGATGTCCGCCCGTACGAACTCGGCGGCGCCGAGCTGGTGCGCCGGGTCGACCGCGTCCACCGCGATCACCCGCTCCACTTCCGGGTCCCGCTGGATCCGCCGTACGAAGCGGCCCCCGAGGTGCCGGGCCGCACCGGTGACGAGCACGACCTTGCCCAAGATCAGCGCCTTCCGTCCGTCTTCCGTTGTCCGCCACCGTAGCGCCTCAGGATTTCCGCGCAATGAAACGTGGCCCTCCACCGCGAACGGTGAAGGGCCACGTCTTACGCACGAAACGCTGCGGTGCAGCTGTCGCTTACTTCTTGTTGCGACGCTGAACGCGCGTGCGCTTGAGCAGCTTGCGGTGCTTCTTCTTGGCCATCCGCTTACGCCGCTTCTTGATAACAGAGCCCACGACTACCCTCGCTCACTTCTCGGAACATCCCCGCCTCCCGGCGGGAATCGGTGCGGGGCGTCTGGGCCCACACGACCTACGTCGGCCTAGCCTACCGTCCCGAGCACCCCGCTTGTAATCCGAGGGACATACGGAGCTTTCCCGACGTTGTCGCCGCGCTCGCGCTACGCGGTCCCCACCCCCACGAAGGACTCCCGCAGGTACTCGTGAACCGCCTGTTCCGGCACCCGGAAGGACCTGC contains:
- a CDS encoding lysophospholipid acyltransferase family protein, whose amino-acid sequence is MADAKVIPFDDDRSRARRRPVRADGEAAAVRALPGPQGPLEPEEGREGIRGAGGGTEAGETGGTGEVSGAVVGASDGSSGSGAQAGAGSWERRLAGGLSFLRRRITGEYEVDEFGYDEELTDQVLVSLLRPLYEKYFRVEVKGVENIPAEGGALIVANHSGTLPLDGLMMQVAVHDRHPAGRHLRLLAADLVFVLPVVNELARKAGHTLACAEDAERLLRAGEIVGVMPEGFKGIGKPFGERYKLQRFGRGGFVSTALRAGVPIVPCSIVGAEEIYPMVGNAKTLARVLGFPYFPLTPTFPWLGPLGALPLPTKWTIQFGEPIPTDSYAPEAAEDPMLMFNLTDQVREQIQHTLYKLLVQRRSVFF
- a CDS encoding NAD-dependent epimerase/dehydratase family protein — its product is MGKVVLVTGAARHLGGRFVRRIQRDPEVERVIAVDAVDPAHQLGAAEFVRADIRRPEIAKVLAAHDVDTVVHLDVTGTAIGGGGRTSVKETNVIGTMQLLGACQKSPRISRLVIKSSTSVYGSAPRDPAVFTETTPAKSLPSGGFAKDAVEVEGYVRGFARRRPDVAVCVLRFANILGPRIDSPLSEYLALPVLPTVLGYDPRLQFVHEDDVVDVLRLGAHEPRRATQNSGTFNVAGDGVLLLSQCARRLGRPTVPVLLPAVTWVGTALRTVGITDFAPEQIRLLTHGRVVSTVQTREVLGFAPRYTTAETFADFVRGRGPGLLPPEMLAGAVDRIAGRLGSSAARPAGSVPPVSPVPPVPSVHPVHDGA
- a CDS encoding 30S ribosomal protein bS22, with the protein product MGSVIKKRRKRMAKKKHRKLLKRTRVQRRNKK